A single genomic interval of Theropithecus gelada isolate Dixy chromosome 16, Tgel_1.0, whole genome shotgun sequence harbors:
- the NR1D1 gene encoding nuclear receptor subfamily 1 group D member 1, protein MTTLDSNNNTGGVITYIGSSGSSPSRTSPESLYSDNSNGSFQSLTQGCPTYFPPSPTGSLTQDPARSFGSIAASLSDDGSPSSSSSSSSSSSFYNGSPPGSLQVAMEDSSRVSPSKSSSNITKLNGMVLLCKVCGDVASGFHYGVHACEGCKGFFRRSIQQNIQYKRCLKNENCSIVRINRNRCQQCRFKKCLSVGMSRDAVRFGRIPKREKQRMLAEMQSAMNLANNQLSSQCPLETSPTQHPTPGSMGPSPPPAPVPSPLVGFSQFPQQLTPPRSPSPEPTVEDVISQVARAHREIFTYAHDKLGSSPGNFNANHASGSPPATTPHRWENQGCPPAPNDNNTLAAQRHNEALNGLRQAPSSYPPTWPPGPAHHSCHQSNSNGHRLCPTHVYAAPESKAPANNPRQGNSKNVLLACPMNMYPHGRSGRTVQEIWEDFSMSFTPAVREVVEFAKHIPGFRDLSQHDQVTLLKAGTFEVLMVRFASLFNVKDQTVMFLSRTTYSLQELGAMGMGDLLNAMFDFSEKLNSLALTEEELGLFTAVVLVSADRSGMENSASVEQLQETLLRALRALVLKNRPLETSRFTKLLLKLPDLRTLNNMHSEKLLSFRVDAQ, encoded by the exons ATGACGACCCTGGACTCCAACAACAACACAG GTGGCGTCATCACCTACATTGGCTCCAGTGGCTCCTCCCCGAGCCGCACCAGCCCTGAATCCCTCTATAGTGACAACTCCAATGGCAGCTTCCAGTCCCTGACGCAAGGCTGTCCCACGTACTTCCCACCGTCCCCCACTGGCTCCCTCACTCAAGACCCAGCTCGCTCCTTTGGGAGCATTGCAGCCAGCCTGAGTGATGATGGCTCcccttcttcctcatcttcctcgTCGTCATCCTCCTCTTTCTATAATGGGAGCCCCCCAGGGAGTCTACAAGTGGCCATGGAGGACAGCAGCCGAGTGTCCCCCAGCAAGAGCAGCAGCAACATCACCA AGTTGAATGGCATGGTGTTACTATGTAAAGTGTGTGGGGACGTTGCCTCGGGCTTCCACTATGGCGTGCACGCCTGTGAGGGCTGCAAG GGCTTTTTCCGTCGGAGCATCCAGCAGAATATCCAGTACAAAAGGTGTCTGAAGAATGAGAATTGCTCCATCGTCCGCATCAATCGCAACCGCTGCCAGCAATGTCGCTTCAAGAAGTGTCTCTCCGTGGGCATGTCTCGAGACG CTGTGCGTTTTGGGCGCATCCCCAAACGAGAGAAGCAGCGGATGCTTGCTGAGATGCAGAGTGCCATGAACCTGGCCAACAACCAGTTGAGCAGCCAGTGCCCGCTGGAGACTTCACCCACCCAGCACCCCACCCCAGGCTCCATGGGCCCCTCGCCACCCCCTGCTCCAGTCCCCTCACCCCTGGTGGGCTTCTCCCAGTTCCCACAACAGCTGACGCCTCCCAGATCCCCAAGCCCTGAGCCCACAGTGGAGGATGTGATATCCCAGGTGGCCCGGGCCCATCGAGAGATCTTCACCTACGCCCATGACAAGCTGGGCAGCTCACCTGGCAACTTTAATGCCAACCATGCATCAGGTAGCCCTCCAGCCACCACCCCGCATCGCTGGGAAAATCAGGGCTGCCCACCTGCCCCCAATGACAACAACACCTTGGCTGCCCAGCGTCATAACGAGGCCCTAAATGGTCTGCGCCAGGccccctcctcctaccctcccacctggcctcccGGCCCTGCACACCACAGCTGCCACCAGTCCAACAGCAACGGGCACCGTCTATGCCCCACCCACGTGTATGCAGCCCCAGAAAGCAAGGCACCTGCCAACAATCCCCGGCAGGGTAACTCCAAGAATGTTCTGCTG GCATGTCCTATGAACATGTACCCGCACGGACGCAGTGGACGAACGGTGCAGGAGATCTGGGAAGATTTCTCCATGAGCTTCACGCCCGCTGTGCGGGAGGTGGTAGAGTTTGCCAAGCACATCCCGGGCTTCCGTGACCTTTCTCAGCACGACCAGGTCACCCTCCTTAAGGCTGGCACTTTTGAG GTGCTGATGGTGCGCTTTGCATCATTGTTCAACGTCAAGGACCAGACAGTGATGTTCCTAAGCCGCACCACCTACAGCCTGCAGGAGCTTGGTGCCATGGGCATGGGAGACCTGCTCAATGCCATGTTCGACTTCAGCGAGAAGCTCAACTCCCTGGCGCTTAccgaggaggagctgggcctctTCACCGCGGTGGTGCTTGTCTCTGCAG ACCGCTCGGGCATGGAGAATTCCGCTTCGGTGGAGCAGCTCCAGGAGACGCTGCTGCGGGCTCTTCGGGCTCTGGTGCTGAAGAACCGGCCCTTGGAGACTTCCCGCTTCACCAAGCTGCTGCTCAAGCTGCCGGACCTGCGGACCCTGAACAACATGCATTCCGAGAAGCTGCTGTCCTTCCGGGTGGACGCCCAGTGA
- the THRA gene encoding thyroid hormone receptor alpha, translated as MEQKPSKVECGSDPEENSARSPDGKRKRKNGQCSLKTSMSGYIPSYLDKDEQCVVCGDKATGYHYRCITCEGCKGFFRRTIQKNLHPTYSCKYDSCCVIDKITRNQCQLCRFKKCIAVGMAMDLVLDDSKRVAKRKLIEQNRERRRKEEMIRSLQQRPEPTPEEWDLIHIATEAHRSTNAQGSHWKQRRKFLPDDIGQSPIVSMPDGDKVDLEAFSEFTKIITPAITRVVDFAKKLPMFSELPCEDQIILLKGCCMEIMSLRAAVRYDPESDTLTLSGEMAVKREQLKNGGLGVVSDAIFELGKSLSAFNLDDTEVALLQAVLLMSTDRSGLLCVDKIEKSQEAYLLAFEHYVNHRKHNIPHFWPKLLMKVTDLRMIGACHASRFLHMKVECPTELFPPLFLEVFEDQEV; from the exons ATGGAACAGAAGCCAAGCAAGGTGGAGTGTGGGTCGGACCCAGAGGAGAACAG TGCCAGGTCACCAGATGGAAAGCGAAAAAGAAAGAACGGCCAATGTTCCCTGAAAACCAGCATGTCAG ggTATATCCCTAGTTACCTGGACAAAGACGAGCAGTGTGTCGTGTGTGGGGACAAAGCAACTGGTTATCACTACCGCTGTATCACTTGTGAGGGCTGCAAG GGCTTCTTTCGCCGCACAATCCAGAAGAACCTCCATCCCACTTATTCCTGCAAATATGACAGCTGCTGTGTCATTGACAAGATCACCCGAAATCAGTGCCAGCTGTGCCGCTTCAAGAAGTGCATCGCCGTGGGCATGGCCATGGACT TGGTTCTAGATGACTCGAAGCGGGTGGCCAAGCGTAAGCTGATTGAGCAGAACCGGGAGCGGCGGCGGAAGGAGGAGATGATCCGATCACTGCAGCAGCGACCAGAACCCACTCCTGAAGAGTGGGATCTGATCCACATTGCCACAGAGGCCCATCGCAGCACCAATGCCCAGGGCAGCCATTGGAAACAGAGGCGGAAATTCCTG CCCGATGACATTGGCCAGTCACCCATCGTCTCCATGCCGGACGGAGACAAGGTGGACCTGGAAGCCTTCAGCGAGTTTACCAAGATCATCACCCCGGCCATCACCCGTGTGGTGGACTTTGCCAAAAAACTGCCCATGTTCTCCGAG CTGCCTTGCGAAGACCAGATCATCCTCCTGAAGGGGTGCTGCATGGAGATCATGTCCCTGCGGGCGGCTGTCCGCTACGACCCTGAGAGTGACACCCTGACGCTGAGTGGGGAGATGGCCGTCAAGCGGGAGCAGCTCAAGAATGGCGGCCTGGGCGTAGTCTCCGACGCCATCTTTGAACTGGGCAAGTCACTCTCTGCCTTTAACCTGGATGACACGGAAGTGGCTCTGCTGCAGGCTGTGCTGCTAATGTCAACAG ACCGCTCGGGCCTGCTGTGTGTGGACAAGATAGAGAAGAGTCAGGAGGCGTACCTGCTGGCGTTCGAGCACTACGTCAACCACCGCAAACACAACATTCCGCACTTCTGGCCCAAGCTGCTGATGAAGGTGACTGACCTCCGCATGATCGGGGCCTGCCACGCCAGCCGCTTCCTCCACATGAAAGTCGAGTGCCCCACCGAACTCTTCCCCCCACTCTTCCTCGAGGTCTTTGAGGATCAGGAAGTCTAA